TGGTTAATTGGTCAATAATAATTGGCTAAAAACTAAAATTATATTTTTTGTTTAAAATACATTATTTTTGAATTAGGTAATAAAAATTCCCCTTATAAGGGGAATTTTTATTATATCTCTACTCTATTCTCAGAAGTAAGTTCAGGTGGCTGCCTTAGCAATCCAAAGAGATTTTTGCTGAAGTTATTAATGACTAGTTACTAAACTCAACTCAGTTATTTTTTCAGGATTAGCTTCGGGACTATCAGCTTCAGAAGGTGGAACCAACTGCCAGAACTTCGGCAAAAATTCTTGCCAGTTTTGCAGAATTTTCTTTGCCTTTAGTGAACCAGTGCGTTCCGCATGAGTTTGGATTAACTCTTGCAGTTGTTTTGCACCTACTTCCGTAATCACCCGTTGGATTTTGACTATTTCCGGGTTGACTAACTCACGAAATGAGTCATCTTCATCTAAGAAGTATGCTAGTCCGCCAGTCATTCCAGCAGCGACGTTGCGTCCTACTTTACCGAGGACGACAATCACACCACCAGTCATGTATTCACAGCAGTGATCCCCAGCGCCTTCAATCACTGCGATGCCTTTGGAGTTTCTTACAGCAAAGCGTTCTCCTGCTTGTCCATTGGCAAATAACATGCCACCAGTAGCACCATAGAGGCACGTATTACCAACTATGACATTTTGTGATGCATTATAGGTAGCATCAGTTGGAGGTTTGATGATGATTTCACCACCATGCATCCCTTTACCTACGTAGTCGTTTGCTTCTCCTTCTAAGGACAAACTTATGCCGGGGAGGTTGAACGCACCAAAGCTTTGCCCAACACTACCTGTGAACTTGAGATTAATTTGTCCATCAAAGCCACTGTCACCATATTGAGAAGCGATCGCTCCCGCTAATCTTGTACCCACTGTTCTGTCAGTATTGACAATAGGGTAAGTTTTTTTGACAGAGGACTGATCCCTAATGGCAGCCTGAATGTCGGGATCGGCAAGGAACTTGTCATCCAAAACCACGCCGTTGCTGTGGACTTCTTCATGCAATAACCAGCTACGATTATCTCTGGTATCTGGCAGCTTAAGTAAACAATCAAGATTTAGCGATCGCGTTTTGGTAAGTTTTGCCTCTGGGCGCAGTTTCAACAAATCTGCACGTCCAATGATTTCTGACAAAGAACGGTAGCCAAGTCGTGCTAACAAACTACGCACTTCTTCGGCGATGAAGTAGAAGAAGTTGACAACCTGTTCCGGTATTCCGGTAAACCGCTTGCGGAGTTCTTCTTTCTGGGAAGCGACACCCACGGGGCAATTATTCGTGTGGCAGATACGCGCCATAATACAGCCTTCAGCAATCATGGCGATGGAGCCGAAACCAAATTCTTCAGCACCCATCAATGCACCTATTACCACATCCCAACCACTCTTAAGTCCGCCATCTACACGTAAAATCACGCGATCGCGCAAACTATTTTCCATCAAAACCCGATGCACTTCACTTAAACCCAATTCCCACGGCGAACCAGCGTGTTTAATCGAACTAAGCGGCGATGCACCTGTACCACCATCATGTCCAGAAACCTGAATGATATCAGCGTTTGCCTTAGCCACACCAGCCGCGATCGTACCAATGCCAACTTCTGAAACTAGCTTCACCGACACCTTTGCTTTGGGATTAATTTGGTGCAGATCGAAAATCAGTTGTGCTAGGTCTTCAATTGAATAGATATCATGATGTGGTGGCGGCGAAATCAGTGTCACACCTGGCTTCGAGCGCCTTAACATCGCAATATATTGGCTCACCTTTGGCCCTGGAAGTTGTCCACCTTCTCCAGGCTTGGCACCTTGAGCAATTTTAATTTCAATTTGTTTGGCGTTGACTAGGTACTCTGGCGTGACACCAAAGCGTCCTGACGCAACTTGCTTAATGGCACTAAAGGCTTTATCGCCATTCCGCAATCCTTTTAAATGAGGTAGGGTTGGCGAGTTACCAGACTCGTCTACATCATCTAGAACTTTATAGCGCACTGGGTCTTCGCCACCTTCCCCAGAGTTAGATTTACCACCGATGCGATTCATGGCGATCGCTAAAGTTTCATGGGCTTCTCTTGACAAAGCGCCTAAAGACATGCCACCGGTACAGAAACGTTTGACAATCTCAGCTACCGACTCTACTTCTTCTATAGAAATTGGGGTACGCTCGCCTTGGAAATCTAGCAGGTCTCGCAATGCCGTTACTGGTCTGCCTTGGAGGTGTTTTTTGTAAACTTCGTAGTGGTCATAGTTTTTGCCATCTAGAGCTTTATGCAGCGCCTTGACCATTTCGGGGCTATTCATGTGGTACTCGCCGCCAGGACGATACTGTACAAACCCCAGGTTTTCTAACTTCTTGGTCGTTAGTTCTGGGAAAGCCTTGACATGGAAGGAAAGTACTTCATCAGCGAGTTCGCTAACACTCAAACCACCAATGCGGGAAGTCGTACCACGAAATCCTAGTTCGATTAAATCTTTACCGATGCCAATAGCTTCAAAGATTTGGGCTGCTTGATAGCTGGAGAGCAGAGAAATTCCCATCTTGGAGAGAATTTTGAGCAAACCTGACTCTACTGCTTTGCGATAGTTTCCTAAAGCTTGTTCTACGGTAAGGGTGGGAATTTTTTGCACCCCCATTAACTTTTGGGTTCTGGGATCAATGCACCAATCACGCACCGTATCCAAAGCCATATACGGGCAGACTGCACCAGCACCATAGCCAATAAGACAAGCAAAGTGATGAGTACTCCAGCATTGGGCAGTATTGACAATCAGGGATGTTTTCATCCGCAACCCTTCCCGAATCAGGTGATGATGTACAGCACCGACTGCTAACAGGGGAGGGATGTAGGTATATTCTGTGGTAATACCGTCATTTTCCTTATCGCTTAATATTAAAATCTTTGCACCTGCCCGGACTGATTCAGCTGCTTGTGCTTGTAAAGATTCGACTGCGGCTTTCAATCCTTCAGGGCCGTTGGCGATCGCAAATAGGGTTGACAACTCGGCTGTGGCAAATCCCGACAGCTTAATCGCCTCTAATTCACCATCCGTTAATACTGGCGATTCAAGTTTCAATCTCCGAGCATATTCTGGCTTGGGTTCTAATAAGTTACCTCGTTCACCCAATTCGACTTTCAAAGACATCACCAGCTTTTCCCGCAGGGGATCAATTGCCGGGTTCGTCACCTGAGCAAAGCGCTGTTTGAAGTAGTCATAAAGCAGGTGAGACTTTGTTGACAGCACTGCTAAAGGAATATCATCCCCCATACAGAAAGTCGGTTCTGAACCTGCGATCGCCATTGGTTGAATCACCATTTCAACATCTTCTGTGGTGTAGCCAAAGGCGGTTTGAAGTTGAAGCAAGGTTTGCTTGTCAATAGTCAATTGTCCTGAGTCATTTGTCATTTGTCCTTTGCCATTGCCATTTACTAATGACGGATGACTAATGACTAATGACTTTAATTCTTGACGATACTGTTGCAGCCATTCTCCATAAGGGTGCTGCTTGGCAATGCGCTGCTTAATCTCCCAATTCTTCAGCACTTCATGGTTGACTAAATCCACGGCAATCATTTGCCCAGGGCCGAGTCTACCTTTCTCGACAATATCGGCTTCTGGAAAGTCCACTACACCAGCTTCGGAAGCTACAACAATGTAGTCATCTTTGGTGATTAGGTAACGAGCTGGTCTTAAGCCATTACGATCTAACGTTGCACCAACTTTTTTGCCATCGCTGAATACTAAAAGTGCTGGCCCGTCCCATGCTTCTTGCAAACCACTGTAATATTCGTAGAAATCAACAATTTCTGGAGATTCATGCAAAGAAGGCTGATTTTGGTAAGCTTCTGGAACCATAATCATTAAAGCTTCCAAGGGAGTACGTCCAGAACACACCAGTAATTCCAGTACGTTATCTAGGGTAGCTGAGTCGCTGTTATCAATATGAACTAATGGTTTGAGTTCCTTAATGCGATCGCCCCATACAGGATGATTCAGGCTAGCTTCTCGTGCCATCATCCAGTTGATGTTACCCAATAAGGTATTAATTTCGCCGTTGTGACCCAAAAGCCGCATCGGTTGAGCTAGTGGCCACTTGGGCATCGTGTTGGTACTAAAGCGGCGATGATAGACAGCAAAGGCGCTTTTGTAAACCGGATTTTTTAAATCTTGATAAAATTCTCCCAATACGGCAGAACGTACCATGCCTTTGTAGACAATTGTCCGGCTTGACAAAGAGCAGATATAAAATTCTTCTGAGATATTGGTTGCAACTTTACTAATTCGGCGGCGGGTAATGTACAACTGTCGTTCCAATTCATCGCTGCTTTTGTCAACAGAAGCTAACAAAACTTGTTCAATCTGGGGTTGATTTTCTCTTGCTTGTACACCCAATAAATCAGATTGCACTGGCACTACTCGCCAACCCAGTACAATTAATTTTTCTTCAGTAGCTACTTGCTCAACTGCCGCCCTAGCTTTTTGTGCTGCTTCCTGGTCTTGTGGGAGAAATATCATCCCCACAGCTATATTATTGGTGGATGGAAATTCCTTCCCTCTTTGGGCAAAGTCTTGTTGGAACAAATCCCAAGGGATAGCTGTCAATACTCCAGCCCCATCACCAGAGTCTCGATCGGCGCTACAACCTCCCCGATGTTCTAAGCAGGTTAGAGCAGCTAAGGCTTTTTCGACAATTTCGTGGCTGGTATGATTTTGACGATGAGCAATAAAACCGACACCACAGGCATCTCGTTCTTCTACTAACCACTTTTGCCCCTGATAGGTATCTCTTGAGTTGATATTTGCTGTGATTTTCTGCTCTTGATTCATCGGTTGATTATTCATACCCTGTTCCTGAAGTATTGAGTTACCAATTTTGCCACTACTTACGGGAAAAATTTCTAAATTCCACGATGGAGAAATATATAAGCACCGAAATTTAGGGAAAAAAAATTTTAACTTCGGTTTTACTTTCTTCGTTTACCCGTGTTAAAATAGTTGCGTATTTTTTATGTATTTATGCGGTGTCAGACAATTTACCTCCGCCAAGACATGATTATTGTCCTGACAGTTTCTTTTTTATATTCTGAAGCTAAGTATTTTTTCAATTCCCTTTTTCCAGATGCACGGTAGCTATCTACAGAGCCTATTTCGGCTCACCTGAAATCAAACTCAATGCTGTCTTATGTTTTAAAGCAAAACTCATCCCGATCCGGCAATAAAATCAGCGTATTACAATATATACCCATTTGACAATTCCCAAATATTGTTGTTGTCTGGAGTTTTGCTGCTTACCAGTTGCTACATATTACTATTAACTAGACCTCACTGAAGTAGCAACGTTCAGTCAGGATTGACTATCTTAATCCAGTTTTGATAACCAAGACTACCGTGTATAGTGTGGTTAGGATTAGTGCCAGTTAAAACACTTCTTTGCAGTGGCTTTAGCATCTAAATTTATTCTTGTCTTAAAAAGACAATTATCCAACATATATATTAGCATCTTTTTTAATAAATAAAGTCATGTTTTTTTAATATTTTCAAATAATTAGTTAGTTTATACCTTGGGGTGATAGTTTTCAAAAGTACCTAGTAAATTATGGTAAAAATGCCGAGTTGTTACCAATCAGGGATTAGCGAACGCAGATTCTTCCGGGTTACTGTGTCACCAATACTTTTAACATTACTGTGTTTAACGACTACTGGTGCTACCAACGCCCAAGAGTTGCCAAAAAACAGCAAACTACTGATCTCCCAGTTATCTGCACCTCCTTTAAAAGGGATGGTATCCTCTGGGAATCAAATTTCCCTCAATGGTCGTACTTTACCAGGAACTTGGTTACAACAATCTGGAAAAGCTGGTCAGGTGACAACTCACATCAGTGATGGGCCATTCAGGCAATTAATTGGAGTAACTTTCTTAAACAGTAATAGTTCAGCGAAGCAACCAATACAGTGGTTTTCGACGGCGACAACGCCACTGGTGTTAGCCACCAGGCTAGTAGGAGCATATCGCTATCTGGATATCACTAATTTTGCTCAAGCATCTGGATGGCAAATCCAAACCAATGGCAACATTTTGGTGATTGTTACTCCAAAGGCACAAATTACGAATATTGTTCAGAGCCAGGAACCTCCAGAGGCAAGTGCCCCTTTGCAACAAACTCGCATACTTGTAAATTTAGATCGGCCGACTCCCTGGCAAGTTGCACAAGGATCAGCGATCGCAAAACCGCAAACTCCATCTTCCGATCCAGACACACCTACCCCAAAACCCACTACACCGCCAAATCGAGAGTGGACAATTACCCTGGATGGAATAGCCGATCCAGTTTTGATAGAACGCTATACTCCCCAGCCACCAGCAGCAGCACCAACATTGCTACCAAACCTGCTCAAACAATTATTACCAGTTACACCAACACAACCAATACCACCAGCCCCTGAACCACTTATTCGACAAGTGCAGGTGGTGAAAAACCAAACGATTATTAGTCTGAGCGTTCCCTTTGGTCTATCGCCTCAAGTTAAGACTGTCGCTAACCCCAATCGCCTGATTATCAATATTCGACCCGATCCTCTAGAAGAACGAGATATTACTTGGGCCCCAGGATTACGCTGGCGACAGCATTATGTCAACTTAGGCACAGAACGTTTTCCGGTGGTTTGGTTAGAAGTTAATCCCCGTAAATTTGGGCTAACGTTAAAACCTATGTGGGCTAGTCCTGATGGCCTTGGGGGTACTGCTCCCTTAATTCAAACAGCACAACGTTACTTAGCAGTAGCTGGAATTAACGGTGGTTATTTTAACCGCAATAATAGATTACCATTGGGTGCGATTCGTCGGGATAGTCAGTGGTTATCAGGCCCCATTCTTAACCGGGGTGCGATCGCTTGGAATGATTCAGGCCAATTTTACTTCGGTCGTCTCACCTTAGAAGAAACTTTAATTACTGCAAATAACCAGCGCTTGCCAATTTTGTTTCTTAATAGTGGCTACGTCCAGAGTGGCATTGCCCGTTACACCCCTGTTTGGGGAGCAACTTACACACCCTTAACGGATAACGAAATTATCCTAGTGGTACAAAAAGACCAAATTACTCAGCAGCTACCAGGCGGCAAAGTTGGTGGGACGACCGTTCCCATTCCCCCCGATGGCTATCTCCTAGCTTTACGCGCTAACGCTACCAGTGCTGCTTCACAGTTACCGATTGGAAGCGCAGTAAGTGTTTCCAGCAGCACTACTCCCAGTGATTTTAGTCGTTATCCCCACATTATCGGAGCCGGTCCGCTATTAATCCAAAATCGGCAAATTGTCCTCGATGCCAAAGCCGAGAAATTCAGCAATGCCTTTATTGCAGAAAAGGCTATTCGTAGCGGTATTTGCACAACGGCAACAGGCACACTGATGATTGCTGCCGTCCATAATCGTGCCGGCGGTTATGGTCCTACATTGGCAGAACATGCCCAATTAATGCAACAGATGGGCTGTGTGGATGCCTTAAATCTGGACGGCGGTAGTTCTACCAGCCTTTACTTAGGAGGGCAACTACTTGACCGTTCGCCTAGTACTGCTGCTCGTGTTCATAATGGAATTGGTATTTTCCTGAAACCACGTTCATGAGGGAGTAGGGAGTAGGGGCAAGGGAGAAGAGTTTTGTCCTCAGCAAGAACAGCACCCCACTCCTCTGCGTCTTTTCAATTCCCAATGCCCCATCTTTTTTAAAGATTAGAACAAGCTGCCGCTTTGCTTGATGAAGACTTAGTGTAAACCTAAGAGTTTTAATAGTGATGGTTTACACCATCAGGTTCGATTTTGTTATGTTTATCAAGGTGCGACAAAATTGCTGATTTTCTACGTTGCAACATAGCGCCAGATTTTTTATCAATAGTTAAGAGTACAGACGGTTTGTTATGTCTTCAAATGAGGTAATTATGGCTCGATATCAAGAAACTACACAGACTGACACTCTACACCTACCTTCAACTATCACTTCCAGAGGCGTTGCTGCAACTGAGTTACGTCCTTGGGGTGCTTTTACAGTTTTGGAAGAAGGGCGCGGATACAAAATCAAGCGCATCGAAGTTAAGCCCGGACACCGCCTTAGTTTACAAATGCATCACCACCGCAGCGAACACTGGATTGTAGTCTCAGGGACAGCTAGGGTAACTTGTGGCGAGAAAGAAGTATTACTGAGCAATAATGAGTCAACATACGTACCCCAATGTACATCTCATCGTTTAGAAAATCCTGGCGTGATTCCCTTGGTGTTAATTGAAGTGCAAAATGGCGAATACT
The Nostoc punctiforme PCC 73102 genome window above contains:
- the gltB gene encoding glutamate synthase large subunit, with protein sequence MNNQPMNQEQKITANINSRDTYQGQKWLVEERDACGVGFIAHRQNHTSHEIVEKALAALTCLEHRGGCSADRDSGDGAGVLTAIPWDLFQQDFAQRGKEFPSTNNIAVGMIFLPQDQEAAQKARAAVEQVATEEKLIVLGWRVVPVQSDLLGVQARENQPQIEQVLLASVDKSSDELERQLYITRRRISKVATNISEEFYICSLSSRTIVYKGMVRSAVLGEFYQDLKNPVYKSAFAVYHRRFSTNTMPKWPLAQPMRLLGHNGEINTLLGNINWMMAREASLNHPVWGDRIKELKPLVHIDNSDSATLDNVLELLVCSGRTPLEALMIMVPEAYQNQPSLHESPEIVDFYEYYSGLQEAWDGPALLVFSDGKKVGATLDRNGLRPARYLITKDDYIVVASEAGVVDFPEADIVEKGRLGPGQMIAVDLVNHEVLKNWEIKQRIAKQHPYGEWLQQYRQELKSLVISHPSLVNGNGKGQMTNDSGQLTIDKQTLLQLQTAFGYTTEDVEMVIQPMAIAGSEPTFCMGDDIPLAVLSTKSHLLYDYFKQRFAQVTNPAIDPLREKLVMSLKVELGERGNLLEPKPEYARRLKLESPVLTDGELEAIKLSGFATAELSTLFAIANGPEGLKAAVESLQAQAAESVRAGAKILILSDKENDGITTEYTYIPPLLAVGAVHHHLIREGLRMKTSLIVNTAQCWSTHHFACLIGYGAGAVCPYMALDTVRDWCIDPRTQKLMGVQKIPTLTVEQALGNYRKAVESGLLKILSKMGISLLSSYQAAQIFEAIGIGKDLIELGFRGTTSRIGGLSVSELADEVLSFHVKAFPELTTKKLENLGFVQYRPGGEYHMNSPEMVKALHKALDGKNYDHYEVYKKHLQGRPVTALRDLLDFQGERTPISIEEVESVAEIVKRFCTGGMSLGALSREAHETLAIAMNRIGGKSNSGEGGEDPVRYKVLDDVDESGNSPTLPHLKGLRNGDKAFSAIKQVASGRFGVTPEYLVNAKQIEIKIAQGAKPGEGGQLPGPKVSQYIAMLRRSKPGVTLISPPPHHDIYSIEDLAQLIFDLHQINPKAKVSVKLVSEVGIGTIAAGVAKANADIIQVSGHDGGTGASPLSSIKHAGSPWELGLSEVHRVLMENSLRDRVILRVDGGLKSGWDVVIGALMGAEEFGFGSIAMIAEGCIMARICHTNNCPVGVASQKEELRKRFTGIPEQVVNFFYFIAEEVRSLLARLGYRSLSEIIGRADLLKLRPEAKLTKTRSLNLDCLLKLPDTRDNRSWLLHEEVHSNGVVLDDKFLADPDIQAAIRDQSSVKKTYPIVNTDRTVGTRLAGAIASQYGDSGFDGQINLKFTGSVGQSFGAFNLPGISLSLEGEANDYVGKGMHGGEIIIKPPTDATYNASQNVIVGNTCLYGATGGMLFANGQAGERFAVRNSKGIAVIEGAGDHCCEYMTGGVIVVLGKVGRNVAAGMTGGLAYFLDEDDSFRELVNPEIVKIQRVITEVGAKQLQELIQTHAERTGSLKAKKILQNWQEFLPKFWQLVPPSEADSPEANPEKITELSLVTSH
- a CDS encoding phosphodiester glycosidase family protein, giving the protein MPSCYQSGISERRFFRVTVSPILLTLLCLTTTGATNAQELPKNSKLLISQLSAPPLKGMVSSGNQISLNGRTLPGTWLQQSGKAGQVTTHISDGPFRQLIGVTFLNSNSSAKQPIQWFSTATTPLVLATRLVGAYRYLDITNFAQASGWQIQTNGNILVIVTPKAQITNIVQSQEPPEASAPLQQTRILVNLDRPTPWQVAQGSAIAKPQTPSSDPDTPTPKPTTPPNREWTITLDGIADPVLIERYTPQPPAAAPTLLPNLLKQLLPVTPTQPIPPAPEPLIRQVQVVKNQTIISLSVPFGLSPQVKTVANPNRLIINIRPDPLEERDITWAPGLRWRQHYVNLGTERFPVVWLEVNPRKFGLTLKPMWASPDGLGGTAPLIQTAQRYLAVAGINGGYFNRNNRLPLGAIRRDSQWLSGPILNRGAIAWNDSGQFYFGRLTLEETLITANNQRLPILFLNSGYVQSGIARYTPVWGATYTPLTDNEIILVVQKDQITQQLPGGKVGGTTVPIPPDGYLLALRANATSAASQLPIGSAVSVSSSTTPSDFSRYPHIIGAGPLLIQNRQIVLDAKAEKFSNAFIAEKAIRSGICTTATGTLMIAAVHNRAGGYGPTLAEHAQLMQQMGCVDALNLDGGSSTSLYLGGQLLDRSPSTAARVHNGIGIFLKPRS
- a CDS encoding cupin domain-containing protein, with the translated sequence MARYQETTQTDTLHLPSTITSRGVAATELRPWGAFTVLEEGRGYKIKRIEVKPGHRLSLQMHHHRSEHWIVVSGTARVTCGEKEVLLSNNESTYVPQCTSHRLENPGVIPLVLIEVQNGEYLGEDDIIRYQDDYARTKD